A region of Terriglobales bacterium DNA encodes the following proteins:
- a CDS encoding group I intron-associated PD-(D/E)XK endonuclease yields the protein MSLRLPPKLQGEAAESVFLARAVSLGLTVCKPWGDSAKYDFVVDNGCRLFRTQVKSVSQLDGDSYRITSGSGNRAKTPYTGAQIDLLAAYVQPFDTWYLIPVEAFTPATTIRLCPHRTSRRKFERFREAWMLLQG from the coding sequence TTCCCCCCAAGCTCCAGGGCGAGGCCGCCGAAAGTGTGTTCCTCGCCCGCGCCGTCTCTCTCGGCCTTACCGTCTGCAAGCCCTGGGGCGACAGCGCCAAGTACGACTTCGTCGTCGACAACGGCTGCCGCCTCTTCCGTACCCAGGTCAAGTCCGTCTCCCAGCTCGACGGCGACAGCTACCGCATCACTTCCGGCAGCGGCAACCGCGCCAAGACTCCGTACACCGGCGCCCAGATCGACCTCCTCGCCGCCTACGTCCAGCCCTTCGACACCTGGTACCTGATTCCCGTCGAAGCCTTCACGCCCGCGACGACCATCCGCCTCTGCCCCCACCGCACCAGCCGCCGCAAATTCGAACGCTTCCGCGAGGCTTGGATGTTGCTGCAGGGGTAG